The following is a genomic window from Hymenobacter sp. APR13.
TTTCCAGCTGAATGATTTCGTAGGCCACTTCCTCGTAGGGGTGGGCCTGGCGCAAGGCCTGCAGGGCGGCCCGCTGCAGGTGCAGCGGCAGCAGCACCTCCACGCGCTGCTCGGGCCCGGTGTGGGGCTGGCCCGGCTTACCCTCAAACGGGTTGGTGCCCAAGCCAGGCGTGAACGTAAATGTGCCATCGGTGCGGAAGCTGCACGCCGAGTAGTCGCCGATCTGGCCGGCGCCGGCGGCGTACAGGGCGGCCAGCACGGCTTCAGTGTGGGTGGCGGGCACGTAGGTGACCAGCTTGGCCAGCAGGCCGGTTTTGGGCTCGAGGATGCGCACATTCTGCAGCCCCAGCTTGTCGGCCAGCTTGCGGTTGACGCCGTGGCGCACGTTGTCGAGGTTGGTGTGGGCGGCGTAGAGCGCCACATCGTGTCGGATGGCTTTGAGCAGCGTCTGCTCCACTTCGTTGGCCCCGGTGAGCCGCTTGAGTGGCTTGAAAATCAGTGGGTGATGGGCTACCACCACGTTGCAGCCGCGCCGGATGGCTTCGTCTACCACGGCCGGGGTGCAGTCCAGGGCAATCAGCACGCCGGTAATTTCCTGCTGCGGGTTGCCGCACTGCAGGCCGGCGTTGTCGTAGGATTCCTGGTAGGCGAGGGGCGCCGCGGCTTCCAGCGCGCGGGCCAGATCCTGAACGGTTGGCATGGGAGTCAATTAAAATTGAGAATTAGAAATTAAAAATTTGACTGTCGGTCGTCCCGGTGCGGCGCCGGAGGCTGCCGTTCGGTTTTCGCGTCCGACCGGTTGCCGTGTCAACGACGACGGTACAACGTCAGCATGCGGCAACCGGTCGGACGCCTTCAGCGTCGGACCGGCGCAGCGCCCGTGCGCCGCAAGTTGCGCCGCTGGCCTCAATTCATTGTTTTCAGTTCTCCATTTTTACTTCAAGCAACACATCTGCATAGCGCGCCACGTGTTCGGGTAGCTCGCGGCGCTTGTACTGCATCAGATAGCGTGGATGGTCCAGCACAACAATTTTATCAAAGAGTTTCAGCTCCTGGTTCAGCTTTTCGAACAGCAGCCCGTTGCGGCGGCCCAGGCAGACGGCGGCGTGCCGCGCCAGTCCCAGCTCGGCTACCTGCCGTTGCAGCGCCGCCCGGATTTCGGGCGCCAGGGCCCGTTGCAGGGCCGGCGAGTCGTAGTAGTTGTAGTTTTTGCCGTCGCGCAGCAGCACCAGCGGGTAGAGGGAGCCCAGGTAGAAGTGGCGGTAGAACTCGGTGGGGCCGCCCAGCTCGGCGATTACCCGGTACACAAACTGGCTGCTGAGCTCGGGGTGCCGCGGCTGGTCGTTGGGGATGTGGCAGTGCTCAGAGAGGGCGGCCGGATCGGTGAAGGCCACGCCGGTGCGGCCCGCCCCGAACCGGCCCGGGTTGATGCCCAGCAACGCCACCCGCGGCTGGTGGTCGGCGTAGAATTTCTGCGCAAACTGCGTGAGCAGCGCCGCCACTTCCGGCTCCTGGTAGGGGTTGTAGGCCTGCACTCCGTCAGGCAGGGCAGGGGCCGGCGGAAATGTGGTAAGCAGGTGCAGCAGGCGGCTGGCTAAGGTATCGGACATGGCCTGTAGAGACGCGTATTCGCGTCTCTTCGTTGCTGACGTTGTTTGCCACGCTGACCAAGTTACTCGCGCTGCCCGGAAAGACAGCTGACTGCCTGGAATCACAGCTAAATCAACGTCAGCAACGACGAGACGCAAAATATTGCGTCTCTACGGCACACAAGGCCCTGCTGCGCTACCTTTGCCGCCTATGCCCCCGTTCCTGACGCTGTTGCTGCTGCCCTTCAGCTGGCTTTATGCCGGCGTGATGGCCGTGCGCAACTGGCTGTATGATACGGGCCGTAAGTCGTCCGGGAATTTCTGGCCGGGGCCGGTGCTGATCGTGGGCAACCTGCGGGTGGGTGGTACCGGCAAAACGCCGCACGTGGCCTGGCTGGTGCGCGAGCTGCTCCGCCAGGGCCGGGAGCCGGCCATTCTGAGCCGCGGCTACGGCCGCCGCACCCGCGGTTTTCGCCTCGGCAACGCCCAGGAAACCGCCGAAACCTTCGGCGACGAGCCGCTGCAGCACTACCAGGACTTCGGCGGCGCCGTGTCGGTGGCCGTCTGCGAAGACCGCCTGACCGGCCTCAACCAGCTGTTTGCCCTGCCCCAGGTGGGGGCAGTGGTGCTCGACGACGCCTACCAGCACCGCCGCGTGCGGCCCGATTTCAGCGTGCTGCTCACCGAGCAGCACCGGCCGTTCTACGACGACTACGTGCTGCCCGCCGGGCGCCTGCGCGAAAGCCGTGCCGGGGCCCACCGCGCCGATGTAGTGGTGGTGACCAAGTGCGACGCCGGCCTCGACGACGCCCGGCAGCAGGAAATTGCGCGCCGCATCCGGTGCTACGCCCGCCCCGAGGTGCCGGTGCTGTTTTCCACCTACGCCTATGCCGCGCCGGTGCCGCTGGCCGGCAGCGCGGCCCCGCCGGCCCCGGGCGGGGCGGAAATCGTGCTCCTGACGGGCATTGCCCAGCCCGGGCCATTACTGGAGTACCTCACGACGGCGGGCTTCCGGGTGGTGCATCACGCCGCCTTCGCCGACCACCACAGCTTCACGGCTGCGGAAATTGCAGCCGTGGCCGCGCATTGCGGGCCCGGACGTTGTATTTTTACCACGCAGAAAGACGCCACCCGGCTGCTGGCGCCCGCGCTGCATACGGAAATAGCCCGCCTGCCCGTTTTCTACATTCCTATCACCGTGGAGTTTCTGGCCGATGGCGCTGCCCGCCTGCGCCAGCTGCTGTCACCCTTCATTCAGCCCCAAGCTGTTGTCTGACTTATTGTTGCCTTCGTTGCGTATGAATATCCGGCTACTGGTGCTGCTTGTGGTGTTACTGGCCGGGGCGGCCACCGGGCGGGCTCAGGTGCTCGACGACTCCACCAAAGTGCTCTACAGCGCCCGCACCACCCGCGTGCTGCGCGAGGCCGACCTGCTGCGCGACCAGACCGACTGGCGCATCATCGACACCACGCTCACCAACTTTCCCTCGGCCCGCAACTGGTACCACGACAGCACCTTCCACCAGGACCTGGGGCACGTGGGCACGGCCGCCCGGCCGCTGCTTTGGCGCCCGAACATGGAGCTGGGCGCCCGCCTCGGCCGCAACTCCTTCGACCGGTACGCCCGCGACCCGGCCACCATTCCTTACTACGATTCCAAGTCGCCGTACACGTTCTTCCGCTTCATTCAGGGCGGTAACGGCGAGCAGGTGTTTGAGCTGTCGTACACGCGCAGCATCAGCAAGAAAGCCAGCGTGGGCCTAGCCTACGAGCGGATTGCGGCCAACAAGCTCTACACCACCAACCCGCGTGAGTCGCTGGTCGAGCACAGCAACTTCCTGTTCTTCGCCCGCTTCGAAAGCACCGACGAGCGCTACCACGCGCTGTTCAACTACAACAACGTGCGCCACCGCGCGGCCGAGCAGGGTGGTATTCGGCCTCAGAATGGCCCCGAGGTTCCCGTCGATTTGCGCGATACCGAACTCAGCCAGCTCTTCGACTACGGCGACGAGCGACCCTGGCTGTTTACGGCGTCCAGCAACGAGCAACGCGATGGGCTGCACCTGGCGCATTCCTACCGGTTGGTAGGACGCGGCCTTACGGCGTTTCACATCATCGACTGGCGCCGCCAGGCAAACCGCTTTCAGGATAGCAAGGTGGCCATTGTGGAAGGCACTTCCCGGCCGCTCTACTACCCACGCGTCCTTCTCAACACTATCGGTACCGACGACCGGGTAGAAACGCAGCGCCTGGAAAACACCTTTGGCGTACTGGGCCGTAGCTCGGCCGTGCAGTACCGCCTGTACGCCCGGCACCGCAGCCTCTCGCTGGCCACGGGCCACCTGGTGGGCGTGCCCACCATCGGAGACGCCGGCCAGCTGCAGCCGGCCGCGGCCGACGGCAACACCTACAGCCAGGTGTTTGCGGGCGGCACGGCCGACTTCAACTACAAGATCTTCGCCATCGAAACGGCCGGGGAGGTGTTTGCCCTCGACGTGGAAAACCCCGACCGCAACCAGGAATACTGGGTGCGCGGCGCGGCGCGGCTGGGCCCGCTCACCGGCGAGCTGCTGAGCTCCAGCTATTCGCCCACGCTTTCGCAGGAGCAGTTCGACGGCAACCACTACCGCTGGGCCAACAGCTTCGACAACACCAAGGTCAACCAGCTCACCGCCCGCCTCGACCAGACCCTGGGCCGGCACCGCCTGGAGGCCTCGGGCGCCATCGTCAACATCACTTCGTTGGTGTATTATGATGCTAATGGCACGCCGGCGCAGCTCGGCGAAGACCGACGCCTGCTGACCCTGTCGGCGCGGCACCGCTTCAACGTAGGCAATATCTATTTCGACAACCAGGCCCACGGCACCCAGGGCGGCGACCAGGAAGGCCTGCGGATTCCGGCCCTCGTCACCAACAGCAAAATCTACTACCAGGGCTACCTATTTAAGAAGGCGCTGTTCGGCCAGATTGGGGCCGAGGTGTACTACCAGTCCACTTGGAAACCCTACAACTACAGCCCCAGCACCCAGCAGTTCTTCGTGCAGGACAACTTCACGGCCGGCAACTTTGCCGTGGCCGACGTGTTTCTGAGCGGCGACATCAAGACAGTGGCCGTGTTTCTGAAGGTAGCCTACGTCAACCAGGGTCTGCTGCGCAACGGCTACTTCACCACGCCCTACTACACCGGCCTGCCCCGCCGCTTCGAGTTCGGGCTGCGGTGGCAGTTCTTTGATTGATGTTACATGGTTGAATGGCTAAATGGTTGGATGGCTGAATTGATAAACGGCCAGCCATGCAACCACTCAACCATTTAGCCATTCAACCATTCAACACATCCGACAATGGAACCTGCAGAAAGAGAAAAAACCATCCTCAAGCTGAAGCTCAACACCGATCCGCGGTGGGTGGATATTGCCAGCAAAAACATTGAGGATATCCTGGTCGACCACGCCTGGTGCGAGCAGAAAGCCGCCAGCACGGGCATCAGCATGATCATTCACTACCCCGAGAAAACGCGCCTCGTGGATGAGCTGACCGACCTCGTGGCCGAGGAGTGGGGCCACTTCGAGCGGGTGCTGCTGGAGCTGCGCAAGCGCGGCTACGCCCTGGGCCGCCCGCGCCGCGACGAGTACGTGGTGCAGCTGCTGGCGCACGTGCGCAAAGGCGGCGCCCGCGAGCGGCAGCTCATGGACCAGCTGCTGGTATCGGCCCTGATTGAGGCGCGCAGCTGCGAGCGGTTCAAGCTACTCTGGAAGCACATTCCGGACCCCGAGCTGAGCAAGTTCTACTACGAGCTGATGGTGTCCGAAGCGGGCCACTTCGTAAGCTACGTGGAGCTGGCCAAGGAGTACTGCGACCCGAAGCTGGTGGAGGAGCGCCTGCAGGAGTTGCTGAAGATTGAAGGCGAAATAGTAACCAACCTGCCCGTCCGCGACGACCGGATGCACTAGGTAACAGAGCTACCCATTACTTGCCGGCTGAAAAATGGCTGGTATATTGGGCCTGATTAGAATTATTTCTGCTCTAGATGAAAAGACTGTTCTTGCTTGCTTTGTGGCTGTTGCCCGGCCTGTGCCTGGCGCAAGCGCCGCCGCAGGCCGCTACCATCAATTTTTGCGGCGTAAACATTCCGGTGCCTGCCGGCTGCACCCCCGAAACCAGCTACTCCGTGCGCTGCGACCGGTACCAGCTCAATTGGTTCTACCTCAACCATGGCCAGTTGCTGCCTGTGGTAGAGACGATGGTGAAAGTGGAAAAGAAAAAGCACAAGCCAGCCGAAGAGCAGGCTTTCGATGGTTTTATCCTGGATACACCGGCCAAAGGCTACCGCTTCAGCTACACCATTGAGGGGGGCGAGGCTTACCAGCTGATCTTTTACGGCACCGCCAAAGGCCAGCCCGTGGTCGTGCAGCTCACCATGGACGTAGACCCCGAAAAAACCGCCGACCTGCCCGAAATAGCCCAACGTATGGTGCGGCTCAGCAAATAGGTTTCGTCAAAAACAGTCATAAGAAAGGCCCGGACAGCAGTTTGTTCGGGCCTTTCTTATGGCTTGAAAACCGACTAACTCAGGTTTTCTGCTTCTTCTTTTTGGCGGCCGGAAACAGCACGTTGTTGAGGATGAGGCGGTAGCCGGGCGAGTTGGGGTGCAGGGCCAGGTCGGTGGGTTCTTCTTCTACCAGGTGCTGGTAGTCTTCGGGGTCGTGGCCGCCATAGAAGGTCCAAGTGCCTTTGCCCAGCGTGCCATGCATGTAGCGGATTTCGCCCGAGGCCTTGTTGTCGCCCATCACTACCACGTCGGGCTTCACCAGCTGCTTGCGGAAGGCCGTGGTCTGACCCATGAAGCCCTTGATGGTCTTCTCGTGGTCCTGGGTGAGCATGGTGGGCACCGGATCGTACTTGGCCGAGAACGTGAACAGCTGGAAGTAGTCGTTGTCTTCGTAGACGCCGCGCTCCTGGGGCTGCATGTCGATGTTGCTGTACTCGTACTGGTACGGGTCGCGCACCAGCTGGAAGTTCTGGAAGGCCAGCGTGCGGTTGAAGTTGAGCTTGCTCTGCGCGGCGGGGTCGGCGGCGTCGCCGTCGTACATGTTTTCCACCATGTCCACGCCCAGGCCGGCCAGCGCAATGTCGTAGGTGTCGGTGGCCGAGCACATGGCAAACTGGAAGCCGCCGCCGGCAATAAACTCCTGCATCTTCACCACCACCGCGCCCTTCATCTGGCTGACTTTGGCAAAGCCGTGCCGCTTGGCCGTGGCCTCCGACTCGCGCTGCTGCTGCTGGTACCAGGGTCGGTTGCGGTACTGGGCGAAGAACTTGCCGTACTCGCCCGTGAAATCCTCGTGGTGCAGGTGCAGCCAGTCGTACTTGGGCAGCTTGCCGTCGAGCACGTCGTCGTCGTAGATCTGGTCGTAGGGAATTTCGGCGTAGCCCAGCACCAGCGTCACGGCGTCGTCCCAGGGCTGCTTACCTTTGGGCGTGTACACCGCAATTTTGGGCACCTTCTCCAGCTTCATGATGTCCATGTTGGCGTTGGGGTCGGCTATTTCGGAGAGGATGCCATTGTACTGGGCGCCGGAAATCACCTGGTACGTGACGCCGCGCACGGCCAGCTCGTTTTCCACGCCGGGCGCCACCTCGCAGGCAAACGAGCCGCCGCGGTAGTTGAGCAGCCAGTCGACCTCAATCTGCTTGCCGAGCAGCCAGTAGGCAATACCGTAGGCCTTGAGGTGCTCTTTCTGGGTGTTGTCCATCGGGATGAGCACCTGGTTGGCCCAGGCCGCGCCCGGCCCGGCCAGCAGGCACAGCAGCACCAGCAGCGTAGCCCAGAATCGTTGTTTGCTGTGTATCATAGCCAAAGAAAATAAAGCCGTCCGGCCGCGTTCAACCACCGCTCAAGGTACTCAACATTGGCGGTACCCG
Proteins encoded in this region:
- a CDS encoding Nif3-like dinuclear metal center hexameric protein, whose translation is MPTVQDLARALEAAAPLAYQESYDNAGLQCGNPQQEITGVLIALDCTPAVVDEAIRRGCNVVVAHHPLIFKPLKRLTGANEVEQTLLKAIRHDVALYAAHTNLDNVRHGVNRKLADKLGLQNVRILEPKTGLLAKLVTYVPATHTEAVLAALYAAGAGQIGDYSACSFRTDGTFTFTPGLGTNPFEGKPGQPHTGPEQRVEVLLPLHLQRAALQALRQAHPYEEVAYEIIQLENENQEVGSGMVGELPEALSAAEFRQRLKDALGVPVVKHTDFSQPIKKVAICGGAGSFLIGKARAAGADAYVTGDLKYHEYFLAEGQLLLCDVGHFESEQFTGEIFRDLLTAKFGSTFALFIAETYTNPVRYDC
- a CDS encoding uracil-DNA glycosylase family protein, with product MSDTLASRLLHLLTTFPPAPALPDGVQAYNPYQEPEVAALLTQFAQKFYADHQPRVALLGINPGRFGAGRTGVAFTDPAALSEHCHIPNDQPRHPELSSQFVYRVIAELGGPTEFYRHFYLGSLYPLVLLRDGKNYNYYDSPALQRALAPEIRAALQRQVAELGLARHAAVCLGRRNGLLFEKLNQELKLFDKIVVLDHPRYLMQYKRRELPEHVARYADVLLEVKMEN
- the lpxK gene encoding tetraacyldisaccharide 4'-kinase — its product is MPPFLTLLLLPFSWLYAGVMAVRNWLYDTGRKSSGNFWPGPVLIVGNLRVGGTGKTPHVAWLVRELLRQGREPAILSRGYGRRTRGFRLGNAQETAETFGDEPLQHYQDFGGAVSVAVCEDRLTGLNQLFALPQVGAVVLDDAYQHRRVRPDFSVLLTEQHRPFYDDYVLPAGRLRESRAGAHRADVVVVTKCDAGLDDARQQEIARRIRCYARPEVPVLFSTYAYAAPVPLAGSAAPPAPGGAEIVLLTGIAQPGPLLEYLTTAGFRVVHHAAFADHHSFTAAEIAAVAAHCGPGRCIFTTQKDATRLLAPALHTEIARLPVFYIPITVEFLADGAARLRQLLSPFIQPQAVV
- a CDS encoding putative porin, with product MNIRLLVLLVVLLAGAATGRAQVLDDSTKVLYSARTTRVLREADLLRDQTDWRIIDTTLTNFPSARNWYHDSTFHQDLGHVGTAARPLLWRPNMELGARLGRNSFDRYARDPATIPYYDSKSPYTFFRFIQGGNGEQVFELSYTRSISKKASVGLAYERIAANKLYTTNPRESLVEHSNFLFFARFESTDERYHALFNYNNVRHRAAEQGGIRPQNGPEVPVDLRDTELSQLFDYGDERPWLFTASSNEQRDGLHLAHSYRLVGRGLTAFHIIDWRRQANRFQDSKVAIVEGTSRPLYYPRVLLNTIGTDDRVETQRLENTFGVLGRSSAVQYRLYARHRSLSLATGHLVGVPTIGDAGQLQPAAADGNTYSQVFAGGTADFNYKIFAIETAGEVFALDVENPDRNQEYWVRGAARLGPLTGELLSSSYSPTLSQEQFDGNHYRWANSFDNTKVNQLTARLDQTLGRHRLEASGAIVNITSLVYYDANGTPAQLGEDRRLLTLSARHRFNVGNIYFDNQAHGTQGGDQEGLRIPALVTNSKIYYQGYLFKKALFGQIGAEVYYQSTWKPYNYSPSTQQFFVQDNFTAGNFAVADVFLSGDIKTVAVFLKVAYVNQGLLRNGYFTTPYYTGLPRRFEFGLRWQFFD
- a CDS encoding tRNA-(ms[2]io[6]A)-hydroxylase; the protein is MEPAEREKTILKLKLNTDPRWVDIASKNIEDILVDHAWCEQKAASTGISMIIHYPEKTRLVDELTDLVAEEWGHFERVLLELRKRGYALGRPRRDEYVVQLLAHVRKGGARERQLMDQLLVSALIEARSCERFKLLWKHIPDPELSKFYYELMVSEAGHFVSYVELAKEYCDPKLVEERLQELLKIEGEIVTNLPVRDDRMH